The Bombus terrestris chromosome 6, iyBomTerr1.2, whole genome shotgun sequence DNA window tttattttataattaattctatttgcgttagattttattttattatattttatgtaagatGGCAAGTTTGAAAGATTGCGAcagattatttgaaaatttgtccaATTAAATTCGACCAACGTTCCGATAGTAAATTAACGTGTTGTTTATTAACGAATTGTTAGGTATATCATGTAGCGATTCATTAAGATACATTAGTTTGAGTGTCGATTTGATAGTCTTTAAATAAAACGAAGCGAACAATCAGTAACGCTGTTAATTATGTGTACTATGTTTACGTTTATGTTGAACAGATGTtcgttttaattgttttataataaCGGCGCATCAGTTACAACGTTAAATTTTCTTATCGTGTTTAATTCTTCTAATTAGTTGCATAAAATATAGGTAGGATATAGAGGTATCTTTTTcgaaattaacaaatatttcattttatccgtTGGAGGCAGAAATTGTAACTAGATCTATTGTCTATATCCCTTAAACTCTCAATTAAATGCATCGTAACTTTATCTTCCgcgtaattaaattaatattttctgtaaataattaagaaaattaatgGAAAGACGCGGAAGGAAACAGGGACATGCAGAGTGCCTCTATCAAAGGAATTAACCGAGCGAACTTATCAACGTATCGATATCGCGCGAAACGCATTAAACGATTCGTCTGATTTGAATGTTGTACAGCCGATTACGGAAAAAGAATCGTCTCGGAGTCAGCGAGATTCCCGGAACCGGCAGAATCCAGGATTATTGGAGGGGAGAAGGTCGCCATAGAGGAATATCCATTTGCGGTTAGTATAACGTGCGATCGATCTTCACGGTCGATTTGGCATTTAGAAAATCGTTGCCTCTCGTCGCAGGTCTCGTTGCAGAACAATGGTACGTTTTTCGGTCACCAAGTTGAGCATTTCTGCGGCGGCAGTATCGTCGGGGAAAAGTGGATAATAACGTCGGCGCAGTGCGCTCTCAGGCAAGATTAATACATACCGCGTTCTCGACGAACGATTTTCATGTGCACACGATTCGTACACgcgtctttcctttttttcattttttatttccttttccttaTCGCTTTACAGGCTAGAAGTGAAGGCATTTCACGTGAGAGCGGGCACGTCGCGTTATTACGAGGGTGGTGACATTTATGGTGTCCAAAGCGTCGTGATACATCCCGCTTTTAACGCAATTAATTACGACTACGACGTTGGTCTCGTTGAGGTAATACATTCTCGCTTGTCGCGTTACTGTACGTGTCATCGCTATTTAGTGACCGCTACGAGTGTCAAGATATTATCGAAACGAACGTTGAAAGCAGAGAACGTATCAAAAGGTGTAATTAATAATCGATtcgttatttacaaaattagtttttttacatctttgatatttttgttaaaaacgAAACTTCGTATCGGTTGTAATGTGCACTTTGCTGTTAGTTAGCTTCGTTCGTAATCGTAAATGTGTATTTTAATTCCGTGATTCATTTTATCAGTGTGAATTATTGAACACTGTGAAATAGTATTTAGCGTCACAACGCATTAAACAGAAACGGACAGTTTAAGTAAGTTAAGTTTAAGTAAGGGATTACATCCTTAATTATTCATAGTCACTGAAGACTATTTCGTCTATCGTAGCTTTCGATTTCGTTGAATTTGCATCCCCCTTAAATAAATCCTAAGCTCAAACAAGAATCTAGTAACATCTTGAAAAGATGTGATAATAATtcagtaataataaaatgaattattcgaTAGATATTTCACGTTCACCTCGTTAAATAAATCATCGAttacatttatcatttattatttcctgTAACATGTACTACACTAATATTTCTTCTGACGTAGCTGTCCGACAGTATAACGTACGATAGCACGAAGCAGCCCATTAAATTGCCCAAAACACATTCGATGATCGACGACGATTCGCTGGTTAAAGTTCTCGGTTGGGGTATATTCGAGGTAACTACGATCCGAAAAACTTTCGGATTAACGTGTTTCGAAACAGTATATAGGAACGCTGCCGTTTATTACAGTTATTCGGTCCGGTCTCGGACGTACTTTTACATAGTACGATGCGGAAAATTAATAACCAGGACTGTGAGGAAGCTAGTGGTGGTGACTTATTAACCAACAGGATGTTTTGTGCCTTATCGGACACTGCTAGACCCTGCGTCGGGGATTCTGGCTCACCTCTCATTTTTCAGGGCACATTATTCGGTGAGTTTGAGTATTCGTTAAAATTTGATCTCCCTTTTCTTGATAATATGCAGCACAT harbors:
- the LOC100651231 gene encoding trypsin-7-like, translated to MISNVATMYALLFLIAFGSPIFCAVSTYADYGKRIVSESARFPEPAESRIIGGEKVAIEEYPFAVSLQNNGTFFGHQVEHFCGGSIVGEKWIITSAQCALRLEVKAFHVRAGTSRYYEGGDIYGVQSVVIHPAFNAINYDYDVGLVELSDSITYDSTKQPIKLPKTHSMIDDDSLVKVLGWGIFELFGPVSDVLLHSTMRKINNQDCEEASGGDLLTNRMFCALSDTARPCVGDSGSPLIFQGTLFGVVSWSRSCDRQYPTAFTAIAELKDWITDITSIS